The following coding sequences lie in one Anomalospiza imberbis isolate Cuckoo-Finch-1a 21T00152 chromosome 21, ASM3175350v1, whole genome shotgun sequence genomic window:
- the CLIC3 gene encoding chloride intracellular channel protein 3, whose product MPPAALTGLGLAATTVAGPHGRASCLCHGARRGWERVHPEEECGLGGAVVSAGALRMQPAVQQQPPRSMAKKPQIQLFIKASEDGESIGHCPFCQRLFMVLLLKGVPFTLTTVDVKRALDVLKDFAPGAQLPVLLYNGEPKTDTITIEEFLEDQLGPPICALVPHSLVPQYPESSLAGNDIFHKFSAFIKNPVPAQDEALQRSLLRALLKLDEYLSTPLAHELAQDPHLRASQRHFLDGDHLTLADCNLLPKLNIVQVVCQHYRHFGIPKDLQGVWRYLNSASETKEFKYTCPNSQEIIQAYRSVVRAPQ is encoded by the exons ATGCCACCAGCTGCACTTACTGGCCTGGGGTTGGCGGCAACTACGGTGGCAGGGCCCCATGGCAGGGCATCCTGTCTGTGCCATGGGGCCAGGCGTGGGTGGGAGCGGGTGCACCCTGAGGAGGAATGTGGGCTGGGAGGGGCGGTGGTTTCAGCTGGGGCACTCAGAATGCAgccagcagtgcagcagcagccgccaCGCAGCATggccaaaaaaccccaaatccagctcTTCATCAAG GCAAGCGAGGACGGGGAGAGCATAGGGCACTGCCCCTTCTGCCAGCGGCTCTTCATGGTGCTGCTGCTCAAAGGGGTGCCCTTCACCCTCACCACTGTGGACGTGAAGAG GGCGCTGGATGTGCTGAAGGACTTCGCACCAGGTGCCCAGCTGCCCGTCCTCCTCTACAACGGCGAGCCCAAGACCGACACCATCACCATTGAGGAGTTCCTGGAGGACCAGCTGGGCCCCCCCAT CTGTGCCCTTGTCCCCCACAGTCTGGTCCCGCAGTACCCAGAGTCAAGCCTGGCTGGGAATGACATTTTCCACAAATTCTCTGCCTTCATCAAGAACCCGGTACCTGCCCAGGATGAGG cactgcagcgGAGCCTGCTGCGGGCCTTGCTGAAGCTGGATGAGTACCTGAGCACCCCTCTGGCACACGAGCTGGCCCAGGACCCCCACCTCCGGGCCTCCCAGCGCCATTTCCTTGATGGAGACCACCTCACATTGGCTGACTGCAACCTGCTGCCAAAGCTCAACATTGTTCAG GTTGTGTGCCAGCACTACCGCCACTTTGGGATCCCCAAGGACCTGCAGGGTGTGTGGCGGTACCTCAACAGTGCCAGTGAAACCAAGGAGTTCAAATACACCTGCCCCAATAGCCAAGAGATTATACAAGCCTATCGTTCCGTGGTCCGGGCACCGCAGTGA